A stretch of DNA from Vanrija pseudolonga chromosome 6, complete sequence:
CCGATCCCCCGTCATCAAGCTCATCGACGTGGACAGCGTGGCCTGTATTGCTCGCGGATCCTACATATTCAACCACTGGCTCCACACCGTCATCCTGATCAACATGAACCCGTACACGGACCAGGCGTATCATCACACCTACAACCGCGCGTTCGCCATCCCGTGCTGCCCTATGAAGATTGCTGCGACCGCCTACATGGCCATCAGCCACGGCCATGCCGACCGTCCGCTGCGGTACCCCTTTCTGCCGCCGTTTCTCGAGCTCGTTCCTTCGGCGCCGATATTCGAGAACGTCGCGGCGACGCTCATCGACctccgcgtcgccgacctcaaggcgtTTCACACCGCGCACGGCAGCCCTCTCACCGCTATAGCCGTGAGAGGACTGAAGGaccccgaggcggcgcagtggCTGACAAGTCAACGATGTAGCTCTGGAACGATCTCCTCACTCCCCCAGTCCTGCCCGAGGCCGCagctcgcctcgacggcatGCACACCAAGACGATCGCCAAGCTCAGAAAGCACGCCCTCAAGGTGTCCAAGTGGACCGTCAACCAGGTCGCCATGTTCGTCGGCGCCATGTGGGCGTGGGACGAAGCCCCCGACGCTGCGTGGAGCcgcaagcgccgcctcgggccagTCACCCCCACGAACGACTGGGGCTGCGGAAAGGACACGGACCCCAGGATCCGCCACATTTACGAGCTGGTTCACCACTacgacccccaccccgctcAGCTCCGTCCTGCGTGCGACGGGTGCCGCGAGCTGTCCATCCCCAAGTCGCTCTTCCACCCCGTTTTCTCGCGCGCCAAGTGTGTGCTCTGCTTCTTCCGCGGCATCCCCTGTGTCGACAGCGGCAAGTAAGCTCCCCGGTGCAAGTTAAACAACCCCATTCACTCGCATTGTTGTTCATCCCATTGTAGTAGCACACGCATGGCTCGGTGTGTAGATGTATGGAAGCCTTGAGCTCTCCTTGTTTGGCGCCACTCTCAACTGTGAGTGTTTGCGGGGCTCCGCCACGAGAATCGAGAATCGGCAACCTCACTCCACCTCGCTTGCTCACTTGCCCGGCGTCGGAACGCTTCACAGATCACAGATCAGCAGATACTTGCACTCGAGTTTCCATTCCGTATCCGCGGAACTGCCCCGCTGATCCGCTGACGAGCACAAGGACGCACAAACCGACGTCACTCGGAGCCGAAGGTCTCACGACAACTCGCACCTTCCTTGGGCACGCACGCGTCTC
This window harbors:
- the tyrS gene encoding uncharacterized protein, with the protein product MHSASIGLTVPSHRHPCLTSDKTRATMAPPTARSPVIKLIDVDSVACIARGSYIFNHWLHTVILINMNPYTDQAYHHTYNRAFAIPCCPMKIAATAYMAISHGHADRPLRYPFLPPFLELVPSAPIFENVAATLIDLRVADLKAFHTAHGSPLTAIALWNDLLTPPVLPEAAARLDGMHTKTIAKLRKHALKVSKWTVNQVAMFVGAMWAWDEAPDAAWSRKRRLGPVTPTNDWGCGKDTDPRIRHIYELVHHYDPHPAQLRPACDGCRELSIPKSLFHPVFSRAKCVLCFFRGIPCVDSGK